A window of Tetrapisispora phaffii CBS 4417 chromosome 9, complete genome contains these coding sequences:
- the TPHA0I00170 gene encoding uncharacterized protein (ancestral locus Anc_8.860), with translation MTQWFQLQQDHGVDDGALVSQHLRFSLADTCCFNIAKYISSQNLNPHHVHDLIGHVKFNSEYISKIWDLIVLLKGDNLETYLIFKSYLSFKPSGDDGSSYRYESLIIDPNKTQLDIKPTVSYLNSFPSLFNFDGRFITVLDLELDYENLIVLTNINSLVSLAVKIIPRDEITHNIEDIARLWKSSLQLSRGKWKSLTTLSLPQLKNPKIFYDLFETIDSLRALETGINPNTIAQIPLISSKIKYFDDSSLTNKSIYEKYLIIREKCSASIDQYNSVFDIKIQLSPIVQPPLRKYQFISRTTNKHYLTLQQSFIYIRYRNSDSNKRTMEPGQPGLTKNRRMNNIKGKNISVSNFFGYKM, from the coding sequence ATGACACAATGGTTTCAACTTCAACAAGATCATGGAGTCGATGATGGAGCTCTTGTTTCACAACATTTAAGGTTCAGTCTGGCTGATACTTGTTGTTTCAATATTGccaaatatatttcctCTCAAAATCTAAATCCACATCATGTACATGATCTAATTGGACATGTTAAGTTTAATTCAGAATACATTTCAAAGATATGGGATTTGATCGTTTTGCTCAAGGGAGATAACCTAGAGACTTATTTGATCTTTAAGAGTTATCTTAGTTTTAAACCAAGTGGTGACGATGGCAGTAGTTACAGATATGAATCGTTGATCATAGATCCTAATAAAACACAATTAGACATTAAACCTACTGTAAGTTACCTTAATAGTTTCCCCAGtttgtttaattttgatgGTAGATTCATTACCGTGCTGGATTTAGAGCTGGATTACGAAAATTTGATTGTTTTAACTAACATCAACAGTTTGGTTTCGTTGGCTGTCAAAATAATACCTAGAGATGAAATTACCCATAACATAGAGGATATAGCAAGACTTTGGAAATCATCTTTGCAATTATCTAGAGGGAAATGGAAGAGTTTGACAACTTTATCACTTCCGCAATTGAAGAATcctaaaatattttatgatCTGTTTGAAACTATAGACTCACTAAGAGCTTTGGAGACAGGCATCAATCCAAATACTATAGCTCAGATACctttaatttcatctaaAATAAAGTACTTTGATGACTCTTCATTAACGAATAAGTCGATATATGAAAAGTATCTGATAATTAGAGAAAAATGTAGTGCTTCAATTGATCAATACAACTCTGTgtttgatattaaaatacaGTTATCACCGATAGTTCAACCACCTCtaagaaaatatcaatttatCTCTAGAACTACAAATAAGCATTACTTGACTTTACAACAAAGTTTCATTTATATTCGTTATAGGAACTCTGACAGCAATAAACGGACGATGGAACCAGGCCAACCTGGTTTAACTAAGAATAGAAGAATGAACAATATAAAAggtaaaaatatatcagtgtctaatttttttggcTATAAGATGTAA
- the TPHA0I00180 gene encoding tubulin alpha chain (similar to Saccharomyces cerevisiae TUB3 (YML124C) and TUB1 (YML085C); ancestral locus Anc_8.859) — MREVISINVGQAGCQIGNACWELYSLEHGIRPDGYLQDGLTKPKGGEEGFSTFFYETGSGKFVPRAVYVDLEPNVIDEVRTGIYKDLFHPEQLISGKEDAANNYARGHYTVGRELLDDILDRIRKISDQCDGLQGFLFTHSLGGGTGSGLGSLLLEQLSLDYGKKSKLEFAVYPAPQTSTSVVEPYNTVLTTHTTLEHADCTFMVDNEAIYDMCKKNLDIPRPSFSNLNNLIAQVVSSVTASLRFDGSLNVDLNEFQTNLVPYPRIHFPLVSYAPILSKNKASHESNTVAEITNACFEPSNQMVKCDPKSGKYMANCLLYRGDVVTRDVQSAVAQIKNKKTVQMVDWCPTGFKIGICYEPPTSTPNSQLADVNRAVCMLSNTTAIAEAWKRIDRKFDLMYAKRAFVHWYVGEGMEEGEFTEAREDLAALERDYIEVGADSYADEEF; from the coding sequence ATGAGAGAAGTTATTAGTATTAATGTTGGGCAAGCTGGTTGTCAGATCGGTAATGCTTGCTGGGAATTGTATTCCTTAGAACACGGTATCAGACCGGATGGTTATTTACAAGATGGTTTGACAAAGCCAAAAGGTGGAGAAGAAGGGTTTTCCACATTCTTTTACGAGACTGGTTCTGGGAAGTTCGTTCCTCGTGCTGTTTACGTCGATCTAGAACCAAATGTTATCGATGAAGTGCGTACTGGTATCTATAAGGATTTATTTCATCCTGAACAACTGATTAGCGGCAAAGAAGATGCTGCAAACAATTATGCAAGAGGCCATTATACTGTTGGTAGAGAGTTATTGGATGACATTTTAGatagaattagaaaaatctCTGATCAATGCGATGGGTTACAAGGTTTCTTGTTCACACATTCGTTAGGTGGTGGTACTGGTTCAGGTTTGGGTTCATTGCTATTAGAGCAATTATCCTTAGATTACGGTAAAAAATCGAAGCTTGAATTTGCAGTCTATCCAGCTCCACAGACTTCTACTTCCGTAGTGGAACCATACAACACTGTTCTGACTACACATACTACTTTAGAACATGCTGATTGTACCTTCATGGTCGATAATGAAGCTATTTATGATATGTGTAAGAAAAATCTAGATATTCCAAGACCAAGTTTCTCAAATTTGAACAATCTAATTGCCCAAGTCGTTTCTTCTGTCACTGCATCATTAAGATTTGATGGTTCATTGAATGTCGATTTAAATGAGTTTCAAACAAATTTAGTTCCATACCCAAGAATTCATTTCCCATTGGTCTCTTATGCACCAATTTTATCTAAGAATAAAGCTTCCCACGAATCTAACACAGTCGCAGAAATCACAAACGCTTGTTTTGAGCCATCAAATCAAATGGTTAAGTGTGATCCAAAATCTGGTAAATATATGGCCAATTGTCTGTTATATAGAGGTGATGTTGTCACAAGAGATGTTCAAAGCGCAGTAGcacaaataaaaaacaaaaaaactGTACAAATGGTCGATTGGTGTCCAACAGGGTTCAAGATCGGTATCTGTTATGAACCACCAACCTCCACACCAAACTCTCAACTAGCTGACGTTAACAGAGCTGTATGTATGTTATCCAATACTACTGCCATCGCTGAGGCATGGAAGAGAATTGATAGGAAATTCGATTTAATGTATGCTAAACGTGCATTTGTTCACTGGTACGTTGGTGAAGGTATGGAAGAAGGTGAATTCACTGAAGCAAGAGAAGACTTAGCTGCTCTTGAAAGAGATTACATCGAAGTAGGCGCTGATTCATACGCTGACGAAGAATTTTAA
- the TPHA0I00200 gene encoding uncharacterized protein (similar to Saccharomyces cerevisiae ZDS2 (YML109W) and ZDS1 (YMR273C); ancestral locus Anc_8.831) — translation MSYKNETLRACTVEEKRKSAVLIAAQSLDLEVQNVKKLKRLSVGSMDLLLDPEFEYTMGSTNDSNSNTNTNTNTKKNLRKSRLFDNDNSLMECEVSENYDDIANLDSTSDLTSANVSDLANDNSFDKTGIEYLHNEDFEHVHTNENNNYTLGEEPNINESLFQSHKNNSQLRRGLSGVHSLNRGNSKQLKPKIQNKQTETEDQITQNLLWVPANKHPGVKPENYVELLQDTLQNINLNLNETQNNVEDTSNKTSDKMVMDREVIRRRRISQDLNRNHSSLVRRPTGLRISYSESVEEFHDALESENSLNSDKEREPSLSQNSISMITIDLQNKSTYQMGKNYASLKDITEELTKISNKAGLSNSDAISLARSLSIAGSVSKTDNSVSDNLQSATQGNDDNKPRSSEVSEAGYASNILVRNGITMPTRSLRRSKFNTYKIRNPSGNILEQSRISKSEPSSRNVTGSSNRASSFDIEHTQDVLRESAPLTFETISEEQVQDKSLDAIDILDKSLDISDKDFDSSHLSFSQGNITQSSDSSNDSVLVRPAYSHSIIQEKLDTDRGGDLEFSSNKFSETLFAKESDIQDDPDFVNLSIPERTKSQRVRAEKSNHSKHRHSPIITISEETPFKINNKKQLSQPLLNESEINKGDHGSIIPENLKHKASVKEASSKEKEPSTNKKQRFDKKIVSIFKRKSSKTSNNEIKNEKKTVLSQEDKRIMSSSSSKSTKQDISAAELQSDHLDDSLRTVERELLSESVHPTEVNIPVGTQSNSLDSKPIEIANTSYEDKLNSSYDENAEDSFSYLEESLETQNSLQPAVCITSNRADVVVTETVDELSDGDDSQDITGGEFYTDNTQVNTINTSYETSYNSTRIVEQEANTLPESSLPARKLTFKDVVKPERPNGPMEFTDSAFGFPLPKLTTSTVIMFDHRLPVNVERAIYRLSHLKLSDPKRELREQILLSNFMYAYLHLVNHSLYIEQAEQQAKESNMDTSEYDNSVVEVAYLDDSFTYSKQTKNNTGSDYLNNDVTNDYHTERNAADGSICIPDLSE, via the coding sequence aTGTCTTACAAAAATGAGACATTGAGAGCTTGCACGGTTGAAGAGAAGAGAAAGTCTGCAGTGTTGATTGCAGCACAGTCGTTGGACTTGGAAGTTCAAAATGTCAAGAAACTGAAGAGATTGTCGGTTGGGTCGATGGATCTTCTGTTGGATCCCGAATTTGAATACACAATGGGTAGCACTAATGATTCGAATTCTAATACAAACacaaatacaaatacaaaaaagaaTCTGCGAAAAAGCAGACTCTTTGATAACGACAATTCTCTGATGGAGTGTGAAGTATCGGAAAATTATGATGATATAGCGAACTTGGACTCAACTAGTGACCTGACAAGCGCTAACGTTTCGGATCTTGCCAATGATAATAGTTTCGATAAAACGGgtattgaatatttgcATAATGAGGATTTTGAACACGTTCATACtaatgaaaataacaatTATACACTGGGGGAAGAACCTAACATAAATGAGAGCTTATTTCAGAGCCATAAGAACAATTCGCAACTGCGAAGAGGCTTATCAGGTGTCCATTCTCTAAATAGAGGCAATTCTAAACAATTAAAACctaaaatacaaaataaGCAAACAGAAACAGAAGACCAAATTACTCAAAATTTATTGTGGGTACCAGCAAATAAACATCCAGGAGTAAAACCAGAAAATTATGTTGAACTACTCCAAGACACATTACAGAacataaatttgaatttaaatgagactcaaaataatgttgaagatacatcaaataaaacatcTGATAAAATGGTGATGGATCGGGAAGtcattagaagaagaaggatCTCTCAGGACTTAAACAGAAACCATTCTTCTTTAGTCAGAAGACCAACTGGTTTAAGGATTTCATATTCAGAATCTGTAGAAGAATTTCATGATGCACTAGAATCCGAAAATAGTCTTAATAGCGACAAAGAGCGGGAGCCTAGTTTGTCTCAAAATAGCATTAGCATGATCACAATtgatttacaaaataaatcCACATATCAAATGGGCAAAAATTACGCATCCTTAAAAGATATAACAGAAGAATTAACAAAGATTTCCAACAAAGCAGGATTATCGAATTCAGATGCCATCAGTTTGGCTAGATCATTAAGTATCGCTGGCTCAGTATCAAAAACTGATAACTCAGTCTCAGATAATCTTCAGTCAGCAACGCAAGGAAATGACGATAATAAACCTAGAAGTTCCGAAGTTAGTGAAGCTGGCTATGCCTCTAATATATTAGTTAGGAATGGTATCACTATGCCTACACGGTCTCTAAGAAGAAGTAAATTTAATACGTATAAAATCCGTAATCCAAGTGGCAATATTTTGGAACAAAGTCGAATTTCGAAAAGTGAACCTTCATCAAGAAATGTAACAGGAAGTAGTAATAGAGCAAGCTCTTTCGATATCGAGCACACGCAAGATGTATTAAGAGAGAGTGCTCCATTAACATTTGAAACTATAAGTGAAGAACAGGTACAAGACAAATCATTAGATGCTATAGATATTTTAGACAAATCATTGGATATTTCTGACAAAGATTTTGATTCGTCACACCTTTCATTTTCGCAAGGTAATATTACTCAATCAAGTGATTCCTCTAACGATAGTGTGTTAGTCCGGCCTGCATACTCTCATTCCATTATTCAAGAAAAACTTGATACTGACAGAGGTGGTGATTTGGAGTTTagttcaaataaattttcagaGACTTTATTTGCCAAAGAATCCGATATCCAAGATGACCCTGACtttgttaatttatcaattccCGAGAGAACTAAGTCTCAAAGAGTTAGAGCTGAAAAAAGTAACCACTCTAAACATCGTCATTCGCCAATAATTACTATATCCGAAGAAACACCATTCAAGattaacaataaaaaacaGCTGTCTCAACCACTATTAAATGAAAGTGAAATTAACAAAGGTGACCATGGTTCAATAATTCCAGAGAATTTAAAGCATAAGGCATCTGTTAAAGAAGCATCAtctaaagaaaaagaacCATCTACTAATAAAAAGCAAAGGTTTGATAAGAAGATTGTAAGCATATTTAAGAGAAAAAGCAGCAAAACTTcgaataatgaaattaaaaatgaaaagaagaCTGTATTATCACAGGAAGATAAAAGAATCATGTCATCATCTTCAAGTAAATCAACAAAGCAAGATATTAGTGCTGCGGAGTTGCAATCTGATCACCTTGATGACAGTTTACGAACAGTAGAAAGAGAATTATTGTCAGAAAGCGTACATCCAACCGAAGTAAACATTCCTGTAGGAACTCAATCAAATAGCTTAGATTCTAAGCCGATTGAAATAGCGAATACTAGCTATGAGGATAAACTGAATTCTTCTTATGATGAAAATGCTGAAGACTCATTTTCATATCTCGAAGAATCACTAGAGACGCAAAACTCTCTACAACCTGCTGTTTGTATTACGAGTAATAGAGCAGATGTTGTAGTGACAGAAACTGTGGATGAATTAAGCGATGGTGATGACTCTCAAGATATTACTGGAGGAGAATTCTATACAGATAATACGCAGGTTAACACCATTAATACAAGTTATGAGACCAGTTACAATTCTACGAGAATTGTAGAACAAGAAGCCAACACATTGCCTGAATCATCCCTCCCAGCTCGTAAGTTAACATTTAAAGATGTTGTAAAGCCCGAAAGACCAAATGGTCCGATGGAATTCACTGATAGTGCGTTTGGATTCCCACTTCCTAAGTTAACGACTTCAACTGTAATTATGTTTGATCATAGGCTACCTGTGAATGTCGAGAGAGCTATTTACAGATTAAGTCATTTGAAATTAAGCGACCCCAAGAGGGAACTGAGGGAGcaaattttattaagtaACTTCATGTATGCATATTTGCATTTGGTCAATCATTCATTATATATCGAACAAGCTGAGCAACAGGCCAAAGAGTCAAACATGGACACATCCGAATACGACAACAGTGTAGTTGAAGTTGCATACTTGGATGATTCCTTCACATACTCCAAGCAAACTAAAAACAATACCGGTAGCGACTACTTAAACAACGACGTTACGAACGATTACCACACTGAACGGAACGCTGCAGACGGATCAATCTGCATACCCGATTTATCAGAATAA
- the AIM33 gene encoding cytochrome-b5 reductase (similar to Saccharomyces cerevisiae PGA3 (YML125C) and YML087C; ancestral locus Anc_8.862) has product MSQLTEEEKQQLEGFSILDNPIHGILIPSTLVVVGCSVLIYLSGEKRLFYAIAVLFVFLGFRAFLAYGRRKSIWPNKWSKLELEEQTLISKNSAIYRFKMKTSFETLDFAPGQNLAVRTTIDGEEVIRYYTPISSNIETGHFDLIVKSYPDGKLSKHFAGMKPDQQLEFQGPVGKLNYAVNSSKEIAFIAGGSGITAVLQLLNAVIIVPEDVTKIKVLYANDTENDILLRDELDDIAEKYPNFEINYVLRYPTEDWDGETGLVTKELMQKYLPKASSDNRLFICGPKAMNESVLSIAEELGWPKGSLDSKGDDQVFVY; this is encoded by the coding sequence ATGTCTCAGCTTACTGAAGAGGAAAAACAACAGTTAGAAGGTTTCAGTATATTGGATAACCCAATCCATGGTATTTTGATTCCTTCAACATTAGTCGTGGTTGGTTGTTCtgtattgatatatttatctgGCGAAAAGAGATTGTTTTATGCCATAGCagttttatttgtattctTAGGTTTTAGAGCATTCCTTGCCTATGGTCGTAGAAAGTCCATATGGCCAAATAAATGGTCTAAATTGGAATTGGAAGAACAaactttaatttcaaagaaCAGTGCTATCTATCGTTTCAAAATGAAGACTTCTTTTGAAACTTTAGATTTCGCTCCAGGCCAAAATTTAGCCGTGAGAACAACAATTGATGGTGAAGAAGTTATTAGATACTACACTCCTATCTCTTCCAATATTGAAACAGGTCATTTTGATTTGATAGTGAAATCATACCCAGACGGTAAGCTTTCTAAGCATTTTGCCGGCATGAAACCAGATCAACAGCTCGAATTTCAAGGTCCAGTTGGAAAACTAAATTATGCCGTTAACTCTTCTAAAGAAATTGCCTTCATTGCTGGTGGTTCAGGTATTACTGCTGTTTTACAACTATTAAATGCAGTTATTATTGTTCCTGAAGATGTCACAAAGATTAAAGTTTTATATGCAAATGATACAGAAAATGATATCTTGTTACGTGACGAATTAGATGATATTGCTGAAAAATATCCaaactttgaaattaattatgTTCTAAGATACCCTACAGAAGACTGGGATGGTGAAACTGGTTTAGTTACCAAAGAATTAATGCAAAAATACTTACCAAAAGCTAGCTCTGATAATCGACTATTTATCTGTGGTCCAAAGGCTATGAATGAATCCGTTTTGTCAATTGCGGAGGAATTAGGCTGGCCAAAGGGTTCGCTAGACTCAAAAGGTGATGATCAagtttttgtttattaa
- the TPHA0I00190 gene encoding uncharacterized protein (similar to Saccharomyces cerevisiae YML108W; ancestral locus Anc_8.830), which yields MAGESAPYRMLVLLEEPLEENIETLTRDGDVKEVNEHNVEKGETQSKSHEFVDELILPFNVDELDMLNEWFDKFDDEVCIPNEGHIKYEITSDGLIVLMLDKEIEHVVSKVKEFVSANQMLASDEEEQEYQKSAETGF from the coding sequence atgGCTGGTGAAAGCGCTCCTTATAGAATGCTGGTATTGCTCGAAGAACCATTAGAAGAGAACATCGAGACTTTAACCAGGGATGGAGACGTCAAGGAGGTCAACGAGCACAATGTTGAGAAAGGGGAAACTCAGAGTAAGTCACATGAGTTTGTCGACGAGCTGATCCTGCCTTTCAATGTCGATGAGCTGGATATGCTGAACGAATGGTTTGATAAATTCGACGACGAAGTGTGCATACCCAACGAGGGCCATATCAAGTACGAGATCACTAGCGATGGGTTGATAGTGTTGATGCTGGATAAGGAGATAGAGCACGTTGTTTCCAAGGTGAAAGAATTTGTTTCTGCGAATCAAATGTTGGCCTCGGATGAGGAAGAACAAGAGTATCAGAAATCGGCAGAGACTGGTTTCTGA
- the UFO1 gene encoding SCF ubiquitin ligase complex subunit UFO1 (similar to Saccharomyces cerevisiae UFO1 (YML088W); ancestral locus Anc_8.863), which produces MELLDDSDLYTSKGGRVSSSMSLSTLPSEILINVFSYLEEKDLYAIQLLSKRFYVLINDEELWKNLFVTKFNTKWFPTYSGSSKYSIEFINREVGLKEWKHNKSIRTKYVIATGSRVASPLENMLFDYPRCLCYSDGVITMLQLQQFRNNRGNRARLTYIPCTTPHGCSTMNFGINSAIFGRFDGRLYGKILNNKSYLQPIVEFDSLHSAPVTAIAIKKETNDNICVSGSENGDLIWWEDTKKIKDMKISNLPILNLGINKDYTIALDSQSIYVIYQMNVVRALPLPQQINSTEGSEENVPNASRSQYIQVQFCKFDFGSSSIVLADTKDMYVITLDPHSDTFGYIRKMNFGNDQIEEVVIDEPTALKPQNLEVAGESGCFIAVKTFLSAVKIINIRAPGSKLIVQTELTVNDDEKIFTCQITNLVIVCAMNGFINIYDNLNGELIKTIQKTEKIPSFLRISQGRLLLSNGENVIQYIKFIPDDNADTHRSNRSGSANKNSNKWKDTLNTALSVYEEEEELNERQRIEATRLLNTYGGDFEEELDSESEEITLRIALMESERIQQEQLDAENQDDELQRALRESQLINQDNGILQDPNSIDADGNAILENDDELLRALRASQVEEVNEYENNTDSQREGSNQADDDDDIQLAIALSLSELDS; this is translated from the coding sequence atgatgAGGAATTATGGAAAAATCTATTTGTGacaaaatttaatacaaAGTGGTTTCCAACTTATTCAGGCTCTTCTAAATACAgtattgaatttatcaataGAGAAGTAGGATTAAAAGAATGGAAGCACAATAAATCGATCAGAACAAAATATGTCATCGCAACAGGAAGCAGAGTAGCCTCACCGTTGGAAAATATGTTATTTGACTATCCTAGATGTTTATGTTACAGTGATGGTGTTATAACAATGTTACAATTGCAACAATTTAGAAACAATAGGGGTAATAGGGCTAGATTGACCTATATTCCTTGTACAACTCCACATGGTTGTTCAACTATGAACTTTGGGATAAATTCTGCGATTTTTGGAAGGTTTGATGGAAGATTGTATggaaaaattttgaataacaAGTCATATCTTCAACCGATTGTCGAATTTGACTCACTTCACAGCGCCCCGGTAACTGCAATTGCcataaaaaaagaaacaaatgataatatatgtGTAAGTGGTTCTGAAAATGGTGACCTTATATGGTGGGAAGACACTAAAAAGATCAAAGACATGAAAATTAGTAATCTCCCTATTTTAAACTTGGGGATAAATAAAGATTATACAATTGCATTGGATTCACAATCTATATATGTCATATATCAAATGAATGTTGTTCGTGCATTACCATTGCCTCAACAAATTAATAGTACTGAAGGTTCTGAAGAGAATGTTCCGAATGCTTCTCGAAGCCAATATATTCAAGTTCAATTTTGTAAGTTTGATTTTGGATCCAGCTCAATAGTACTTGCTGATACCAAAGATATGTATGTTATCACACTTGATCCGCATAGTGATACATTTGGATACATAAGAAAAATGAACTTTGGAAATGATCAAATTGAAGAAGTGGTCATTGACGAACCAACAGCTTTAAAGCCTCAGAATTTAGAAGTTGCTGGCGAAAGTGGATGTTTTATTGCGGTTAAGACCTTTTTAAGCGCAgtgaaaattattaatatcagaGCACCAGGCTCAAAACTAATTGTGCAAACCGAATTAACTGtcaatgatgatgaaaagaTATTTACTTGTCAAATTACTAATCTAGTAATAGTATGTGCTATGAATGGtttcataaatatatatgataaCTTAAATGGTGAATTGATCAAGACCATTcaaaaaactgaaaaaataCCGAGTTTCTTAAGAATATCTCAAGGAAGATTGCTTTTAAGTAATGGTGAGAATGTAATACAatacattaaatttattccaGATGATAATGCTGACACCCATAGATCAAACCGGTCTGGAAGTGCAAATAAAAACAGTAACAAATGGAAAGATACTTTAAATACGGCATTAAGTGTGTatgaagaagaggaagaacTAAATGAAAGACAAAGAATTGAAGCAACTAGATTATTAAATACGTATGGTGGAGATTTTGAGGAGGAGTTGGATTCGGAATCTGAAGAGATAACACTCCGGATTGCACTCATGGAATCCGAGAGAATCCAACAGGAACAGTTAGACGCTGAGAACCAGGACGATGAACTACAAAGAGCACTTCGTGAGTCGCAACTGATTAATCAAGACAATGGTATATTGCAAGATCccaattcaattgatgCTGATGGAAATGCTATTCTTGAAAATGATGACGAATTGCTAAGAGCTTTGCGAGCCTCTCAAGTAGAGGAAGTAAACGAGTATGAAAATAATACGGACTCACAACGAGAAGGATCGAATCAAgcagatgatgatgatgatattcAATTAGCTATTGCATTGTCATTAAGCGAATTGGATTCGTAA
- the ALO1 gene encoding D-arabinono-1,4-lactone oxidase (similar to Saccharomyces cerevisiae ALO1 (YML086C); ancestral locus Anc_8.861), giving the protein MIELGQIPAKKEFLFKNWAGIYSCKPQLYFQPRSVDEVITIVNNARSEKKTIVTVGSGHSPSNMCMTSEWLMNLDNLNQVIKYEENKEQHYMDVTVDAGLRVYQLNDWLAEKGYAIQNLGSISEQSVAGIISTGTHGSSPYHGLVSSNFVNLTIVNGKGELVFLDSENHPDVFRAALLSLGKIGIIVKATIRTIPAFNIKSSQEVITFDTLLEIWDTIWSSSEFIRVWWYPYTRKCILWRGVKTEEEVTPPRYSWWGSRLGRFLYEALLYVSVRIYPALTPYIEEFVFNRQYGNVETYGNGDIAIASSVKSLNMDCLFSQFVDEWSCPLDNGPEILRSLDHSITQACNAKEFYVHVPVEIRCSNTTLPPKPLDYSDRTSTSPGPVYGNRLRPYLDNTPSHCRYAPLSDVTNGQLTLYINATIYRPFYYNTPIHKWYKLFENTMAAAGGKPHWAKNFLGSTKFAMTEVKEESDYEDFEMRGMAKKIQEWYGEDLKQFQEIRRQQDPENIFVSNKEWAILNGIVTANELEN; this is encoded by the coding sequence ATGATCGAACTAGGCCAAATTCCAGCTAAAAAGGAATTCTTATTTAAGAATTGGGCAGGTATTTATTCCTGTAAACCACAATTGTATTTCCAACCACGTTCTGTCGATGAAGTGATTACGATTGTGAATAATGCTAGATCAGAGAAGAAAACAATAGTAACTGTAGGGTCAGGTCATTCTCCGAGTAATATGTGTATGACCTCAGAATGGCTAATgaatttagataatttaaatcaGGTTATTAAGTACGAGGAAAATAAGGAACAGCATTATATGGATGTCACTGTTGATGCAGGATTAAGAgtttatcaattaaatgattGGCTAGCTGAAAAAGGTTATgctattcaaaatttagGTTCTATTTCGGAACAAAGTGTTGCTGGTATTATTTCCACCGGTACACACGGTTCATCTCCATACCATGGTCttgtttcttcaaatttcgTTAATTTAACCATTGTGAATGGTAAAGGTGAACTAGTCTTTTTGGATTCCGAAAATCATCCAGATGTTTTTAGAGCCGCATTATTGTCTCTAGGTAAAATTGGTATCATTGTAAAAGCTACAATCCGTACGATTCCAgctttcaatattaaatcatcaCAAGAAGTTATTACTTTTGACACTTTATTAGAGATATGGGATACTATTTGGAGCTCTAGTGAATTTATCAGAGTTTGGTGGTATCCATATACAAGAAAATGTATTTTGTGGAGAGGTGTTAAgactgaagaagaagtaaCCCCTCCTAGGTATTCCTGGTGGGGTAGCAGATTAGGAAGATTTTTATACGAAGCACTTCTGTATGTATCTGTTAGAATATACCCAGCTCTAACACCTTACATTGAAGAATTTGTGTTCAATAGACAATATGGTAACGTTGAAACTTACGGAAATGGTGATATTGCTATTGCTTCTTCAGTCAAAAGTTTGAATATGGATTGTTTATTTTCACAATTTGTCGATGAGTGGAGTTGTCCACTGGACAATGGTCCTGAAATATTGCGTTCATTAGACCATTCTATTACACAAGCTTGCAATGCTAAAGAATTTTACGTCCATGTTCCAGTTGAAATCCGTTGTTCGAACACTACTCTTCCTCCTAAGCCTTTGGACTATTCTGACAGAACTTCCACCAGTCCAGGTCCTGTTTACGGCAATAGGCTGCGTCCATATCTGGACAATACCCCATCTCATTGTAGATATGCGCCTCTATCAGATGTCACTAACGGCCAACTAACATTGTATATCAATGCCACTATATACAGACCTTTCTATTACAACACACCAATTCACAAATGGTATAAactatttgaaaatacCATGGCAGCAGCAGGCGGTAAGCCACATTGGGCCAAGAACTTTTTGGGTTCTACTAAGTTTGCAATGACAGAAGTCAAGGAAGAATCTGATTATGAAGATTTCGAAATGAGAGGAATGGctaaaaaaattcaagaatGGTACGGTGAAGATTTAAAACAATTCCAGGAGATCAGAAGACAGCAAGATCCAgagaatatttttgtttcaaaCAAAGAGTGGGCTATTCTCAATGGCATTGTAACTGCTAATGAGTTAGagaattaa